A region from the Nostoc sp. HK-01 genome encodes:
- a CDS encoding ferripyochelin binding protein, giving the protein MQPVPQRLEFLQCSWVPYSYSIVSTASYWPSPDFSPAAFVADNAVVIGSVKIQAGASIWYGAVIRADVERIEIGECTNIQDGAILHGDPGLPTILEDHVTVGHRAVIHSAYIERGSLIGIGAVVLDGVRVGSGSIIGAGAVVTKDVPPLSLVVGIPGKVLRQLSETEAAELIEHAERYKKLALVHAGKGNDLGFHQH; this is encoded by the coding sequence ATGCAACCAGTCCCTCAACGGTTGGAGTTTCTCCAGTGTTCCTGGGTACCATATTCTTATTCTATCGTGTCTACTGCTTCTTACTGGCCATCTCCTGATTTTTCTCCAGCAGCCTTTGTCGCAGATAATGCTGTTGTCATAGGTTCTGTGAAAATCCAAGCAGGAGCCAGTATTTGGTATGGAGCAGTCATTCGGGCAGATGTAGAGCGTATTGAAATTGGTGAATGCACAAATATCCAAGATGGAGCCATTCTCCACGGCGACCCTGGTTTGCCCACCATTTTAGAAGATCATGTGACTGTAGGACATCGTGCTGTGATACATTCTGCCTATATTGAACGTGGCAGCTTGATTGGCATTGGGGCAGTAGTTTTAGATGGTGTCAGGGTGGGCAGCGGTAGTATTATCGGTGCAGGCGCAGTTGTGACAAAAGATGTACCCCCTTTATCTTTAGTCGTGGGCATTCCTGGTAAAGTTTTACGTCAACTAAGCGAAACCGAAGCCGCAGAACTAATTGAACACGCTGAACGTTACAAAAAGTTAGCCTTAGTTCATGCTGGTAAGGGCAATGATCTTGGTTTTCACCAACACTAA
- the pbsY gene encoding photosystem II protein Y: MDIDFRVAIVLAPIAVAAGWAVFNIGAAALRQVQNFLNREA; this comes from the coding sequence ATGGATATCGATTTTCGTGTAGCGATCGTTTTAGCGCCTATCGCTGTTGCAGCTGGCTGGGCTGTGTTTAACATTGGTGCAGCAGCTTTGAGACAAGTTCAAAACTTTTTAAACAGAGAAGCCTAA
- a CDS encoding methionine aminopeptidase: protein MNIFSNLLSQPVKVTPAKKQRRGIEIKSPREIDIMRQSAKIVATVLKEISALVKPGMTTADLDAYAEKRIREMDATPSFKGYHGFTGSICSSINNEVVHGIPSPKKVIRAGDVLKVDTGAYYQGFHGDSCITIAVGEVTPEAANLIRVAEEALYKGIEQVKAGAYLLDLAGAIEDHVKANGYSVVEEFTGHGVGRNLHEEPSVFNFRTRDMPNVKLRAGMTLAIEPILNAGSKHTRTLADRWTAVTVDNSLSAQFEHTVLVTETGYEILTDRTKV from the coding sequence ATGAACATTTTTAGCAACTTGCTTTCTCAACCAGTTAAAGTCACACCAGCAAAAAAACAACGCCGAGGAATTGAAATCAAATCGCCGCGTGAAATTGATATTATGCGGCAATCGGCGAAAATAGTTGCAACGGTATTGAAAGAAATTTCTGCACTAGTCAAACCAGGAATGACAACAGCCGACTTGGATGCTTACGCAGAAAAACGTATCCGGGAAATGGATGCAACCCCAAGTTTTAAAGGATACCACGGGTTTACTGGCTCTATTTGTTCCAGTATCAACAACGAAGTAGTACATGGTATCCCCAGTCCCAAGAAAGTCATCCGTGCTGGGGACGTATTAAAAGTAGATACAGGCGCTTATTATCAAGGTTTCCACGGCGATTCTTGTATTACAATTGCTGTTGGTGAAGTTACCCCAGAAGCCGCTAACTTAATTCGTGTAGCTGAAGAAGCTTTATATAAAGGTATAGAACAAGTTAAAGCTGGTGCATATCTCCTTGACTTGGCTGGAGCGATTGAAGACCATGTAAAAGCCAATGGTTATAGCGTGGTAGAAGAATTCACCGGACATGGTGTAGGTCGGAACTTGCACGAAGAACCTTCAGTATTTAACTTTCGCACACGAGATATGCCGAATGTGAAATTGCGTGCGGGAATGACTTTAGCAATTGAACCAATTTTAAACGCAGGTTCTAAACACACCCGTACATTAGCTGACCGTTGGACAGCTGTAACAGTAGATAATTCCCTATCGGCTCAGTTTGAGCATACAGTTTTGGTGACAGAAACTGGTTATGAAATTTTGACCGATCGCACTAAAGTTTAG
- a CDS encoding folylpolyglutamate synthase: MDIDSLLQPLQHFGVNLGLSRILKLLANLGNPHERISVIHVAGTNGKGSVCAYLSSVLTEAGYCTGRYISPHLIDWTERICINEQPISSEEFSQLLQKVQAAVSPDDEYPTQFEIITAAAWLYFAQQQVDIAVIEVGLGGRLDATNVCSEPLVTVITSISREHWQQLGPTVADIAREKAGIIKPGCPVVMGSLPADAAKVVRSRAEELQCPIFTPQPALPISPGWAEYQTIQYPLPLQGQIQLTNSALALATLEILQQQGWPILTSAIINGMAKTKWPGRMQWLTWHNHKLLIDGAHNPAAAKVLRHYVDSLNHQNVTWIMGMLSTKEHSDIFQALLKSGDTLYLVPVPDPNSANPQELANLASNICPELSFCQTYYDLTSALESAFTDTSNLVVLCGSLYLIGHFLGTLNPA; the protein is encoded by the coding sequence GTGGATATCGATTCTTTACTTCAACCCTTGCAACATTTTGGTGTCAATCTGGGACTCTCACGTATTCTCAAACTATTGGCAAACCTTGGCAATCCTCACGAGCGCATCTCGGTGATTCATGTTGCTGGTACAAATGGTAAAGGTTCTGTTTGTGCTTATCTGTCTTCAGTGCTGACAGAAGCTGGTTATTGCACAGGGCGTTACATTTCTCCTCATCTCATTGATTGGACAGAACGGATTTGTATCAATGAACAGCCAATTTCTTCAGAGGAATTTAGTCAACTTTTGCAAAAAGTCCAGGCTGCTGTTTCCCCTGATGATGAATATCCCACTCAGTTTGAGATTATTACCGCAGCTGCTTGGTTGTATTTTGCCCAGCAACAAGTTGATATTGCAGTAATAGAAGTTGGGTTAGGCGGCCGTTTAGATGCGACTAATGTCTGTTCTGAACCCTTGGTGACAGTGATTACTTCCATTAGCCGCGAACATTGGCAACAATTAGGGCCAACGGTAGCCGATATTGCTAGAGAAAAAGCCGGAATTATCAAGCCTGGGTGTCCGGTTGTCATGGGTTCATTGCCAGCAGATGCCGCAAAAGTTGTGCGATCGCGTGCCGAAGAATTACAATGTCCAATATTTACTCCCCAACCTGCACTGCCAATCTCTCCAGGCTGGGCAGAATATCAGACAATTCAATATCCTCTACCGTTACAAGGGCAAATTCAATTAACTAATTCCGCTTTAGCCTTAGCAACATTAGAAATTCTCCAACAACAAGGTTGGCCAATTCTTACATCAGCCATTATCAACGGTATGGCAAAAACCAAATGGCCAGGAAGAATGCAATGGCTAACTTGGCACAACCATAAATTATTAATTGATGGCGCACATAACCCCGCAGCAGCAAAAGTCTTGCGTCATTATGTTGATAGTTTAAATCATCAAAATGTAACTTGGATCATGGGAATGCTCTCTACAAAAGAGCATAGTGATATTTTTCAAGCTTTGCTAAAAAGCGGAGATACATTATATTTAGTCCCAGTTCCAGATCCTAATTCAGCCAATCCTCAAGAATTAGCAAATCTTGCTAGTAATATTTGTCCTGAACTATCTTTTTGTCAAACATATTATGATTTAACATCCGCCTTAGAATCTGCATTTACTGACACAAGTAATTTAGTAGTTTTATGTGGTTCACTGTATTTAATTGGTCATTTTTTAGGCACATTAAATCCTGCGTAA
- a CDS encoding heat shock protein 70, with the protein MAIAIDFGTSNTVIARWNPVTQQAETLSLPGLSIQQSLNPPLIPSLVYVEDAAQSKVLVGQQVRDRGLDLKGESRFFRSFKRGIGAEIQGFLPELDGETLTFEQVGQWFLNQVIAQLAPLEGGLDSLILTVPVDSFEAYRHWLGTVCQSLPVEQVRMLDEPTAAALGYGLADQENLLVIDFGGGTLDLSLVSLDKGAQGNTKPIGFLLKFGNKSLAENSKQKVKTARVLAKAGQNLGGTDIDNWVVDYFAKTQELAVSPLTTRLAEKVKIQLSTQNQASEVYFDDETFTSYELNLDRDKLENILKEHGFFERLDESMTNLLQQARRQGIELADINAVLLVGGTVQLPAVQTWVKQYFAPEKIRCEKPFEAIAQGALQLSQGVEIKDFLYHSYGIRYWDRRNQRHSWHPIIKSGQAYPMNQAVELFLGASVENQPSIELIIGELGADTGNTEVYFDGDRLITRRLDSGETTVKPLNDSAGARTIAQLTPPGYPGSDRVKILFQVDEQRFLRISVEDLLTNDTLLENQLVAQLS; encoded by the coding sequence ATGGCGATCGCAATCGATTTTGGTACTAGCAACACAGTTATTGCCCGTTGGAATCCCGTCACCCAGCAGGCGGAAACTCTGAGTTTACCTGGTTTATCAATTCAACAGAGTCTCAATCCCCCACTGATTCCCAGCTTGGTGTATGTAGAAGACGCAGCCCAGAGTAAAGTTTTAGTAGGGCAACAAGTACGCGATCGCGGTTTAGATCTCAAAGGCGAATCTCGATTTTTTCGCAGCTTCAAACGCGGTATTGGTGCAGAAATTCAAGGCTTTTTACCAGAATTAGATGGAGAAACTCTCACCTTTGAACAAGTTGGACAATGGTTTCTCAATCAAGTGATTGCACAACTAGCACCCTTAGAAGGCGGCTTAGACTCGCTCATATTAACTGTCCCCGTCGATAGTTTTGAAGCTTATCGCCACTGGTTAGGTACAGTTTGTCAAAGCCTCCCCGTCGAACAAGTGCGGATGTTAGATGAACCCACCGCCGCCGCCTTGGGTTACGGTTTGGCTGATCAAGAAAATCTCTTGGTGATTGATTTTGGTGGCGGTACATTAGATTTATCTCTAGTCAGCTTGGATAAAGGCGCACAAGGAAACACTAAACCCATCGGATTTTTGCTTAAATTTGGTAATAAATCCCTAGCGGAAAATTCCAAGCAAAAAGTCAAAACCGCGCGTGTATTGGCAAAAGCTGGGCAAAATTTAGGCGGAACAGATATTGATAATTGGGTAGTTGATTACTTTGCCAAAACTCAAGAATTGGCGGTGAGTCCGTTGACAACAAGATTAGCCGAAAAAGTCAAAATTCAGCTATCAACTCAAAACCAAGCCAGTGAAGTTTATTTTGACGATGAAACATTTACCAGTTACGAATTAAATTTAGACCGTGATAAGTTAGAAAATATTCTCAAAGAACACGGATTTTTTGAGCGCCTAGATGAGTCGATGACCAATCTGTTGCAGCAAGCACGCCGCCAGGGAATTGAACTCGCAGATATTAATGCAGTGTTGTTAGTTGGGGGAACTGTGCAACTACCAGCAGTGCAGACATGGGTAAAACAGTATTTTGCACCAGAAAAAATCCGTTGCGAAAAGCCTTTTGAAGCGATCGCCCAAGGTGCATTGCAGTTATCTCAAGGTGTAGAAATCAAAGACTTTCTCTACCACAGTTACGGTATTCGTTATTGGGATCGACGCAACCAACGCCACAGTTGGCATCCGATTATTAAATCAGGGCAAGCTTACCCAATGAATCAAGCGGTGGAATTATTTTTAGGCGCATCTGTGGAGAATCAGCCTAGCATCGAATTAATTATTGGGGAATTGGGCGCAGACACAGGCAACACCGAAGTTTATTTTGATGGCGATCGCTTAATTACTCGCCGTCTTGATAGCGGTGAAACCACCGTTAAACCTCTGAATGATAGCGCAGGCGCGAGAACCATTGCTCAACTTACACCGCCAGGGTATCCGGGGAGCGATCGCGTGAAAATCCTCTTTCAAGTTGATGAGCAAAGATTTTTGCGAATCTCCGTTGAAGATTTGTTGACAAATGATACCTTGTTAGAAAATCAACTCGTCGCACAGTTGAGTTAA
- a CDS encoding peptidase M16-like protein, with product MLRFFIGYKYRWSLLLLSLWIITVFLIADQPANSKYTATLKSQNIKTNLIATHINSSTITANVRKTILENGLIVLTKEVHTAPVVSVQMWYKVGSRHEAPGVNGIAHQLEHMMFKGTKDRPVQFGRLFNALGSDSNAFTSYDQTAYYSTIERDKLKALLVLEADRMQNSLIEPEQLASEKRVVISELQGYENSPEYRLNRAVMHAVFPNHAYGLPVGGNKADVEKFQVEQVQEYYRKFYTPDNAVLVIVGDFQTAKTLETVKEIFGKLPKSQESRVKSQESTVNGQWSKLNTPILLREQGAAAMLQVVYPLPNLNHPDIPALEVMDYILTEGRNSRLYQALVESGLASEVTASVASLRDAGWYELLVTADDHQDLKKIETVLNRAIANLAQKGVKAEEITRAKMQVEAGVILSNRDITSQAMQLANDETTAGDYRYTERYLTAVSQVTDADIINVVNKYLKPEMRVVGLFQPTEEKITETGKKINLNQTTENLAATTPVPASEVDKYLPSLEETMDAIKQVSHNGSYNTSNPALPEKFTLANGLQVLLLPDKSTPTITLNGHIKAGTEFDLENQAGIASLVADNLMSGTKSKNALTLAKALEERGASLDFTAYREGVRIEADSLAADLPILIQTFADAVKNSTFPKKELELNRQQALTDLKQELDDPAEVAKRIFVQSIYPKQHPLHTFPTQKSLQRIKREDVIAFKTKYYRPDTTVLVIVGDFEPTQVRSLIQQELGDWPVSGQPPEQQYPEVNLPDSGLSVNPVIAGKTQAITFMGSTGINRQDPRYYAAVVLNQIVGGDTLSSYLGAEVRDRQGLTYGIYSYLQAQKNSGTFWIEMQTSPEDSSKAIASTRKLLQEIHQQGVTANDVETAKNTLISNYKISLADPEELAHTILMNQVRGMDITELNSFADQIKQVTLAQVNQAARELLHPDKIVVVTAGPAVVADKNHH from the coding sequence ATGCTTCGGTTTTTTATAGGGTATAAATATCGTTGGTCATTATTACTGTTAAGTCTCTGGATAATTACAGTATTTTTGATAGCTGATCAACCAGCTAACAGCAAGTATACAGCTACATTAAAATCTCAAAATATTAAAACCAACTTGATTGCAACTCATATAAATTCTTCAACCATAACAGCAAACGTGCGTAAAACCATATTAGAAAATGGTCTGATTGTTTTAACAAAAGAAGTACATACTGCACCAGTTGTGAGTGTGCAAATGTGGTACAAAGTCGGTTCACGCCATGAAGCACCAGGAGTAAATGGTATTGCACATCAACTAGAACACATGATGTTCAAAGGTACAAAAGACCGTCCAGTTCAATTTGGTAGGTTATTTAATGCTTTAGGTAGCGACTCAAATGCTTTTACTAGTTACGACCAAACGGCTTACTATAGCACTATAGAACGAGACAAACTTAAAGCATTGTTAGTTCTAGAAGCAGATAGAATGCAAAATTCTCTCATTGAGCCTGAGCAACTAGCAAGTGAAAAACGGGTAGTAATTTCAGAATTACAAGGCTATGAAAATAGTCCAGAATATCGCCTCAATCGTGCTGTAATGCACGCAGTATTTCCTAACCATGCTTACGGTTTACCTGTTGGTGGTAACAAAGCAGATGTAGAAAAGTTCCAAGTTGAACAAGTACAAGAATATTATCGGAAATTTTATACTCCTGATAATGCTGTTTTAGTGATTGTCGGAGATTTCCAAACAGCGAAAACTCTAGAAACAGTCAAAGAGATATTTGGTAAATTACCGAAGAGTCAAGAGTCAAGAGTCAAGAGTCAAGAGTCAACGGTCAATGGTCAATGGTCAAAACTCAACACTCCCATCTTACTCAGAGAACAGGGAGCAGCAGCGATGCTACAAGTAGTTTATCCATTACCTAATTTAAATCACCCAGATATTCCTGCTTTAGAAGTGATGGATTACATTTTGACAGAGGGAAGGAATTCACGGCTTTATCAGGCTTTGGTAGAATCTGGTTTAGCGAGTGAAGTAACAGCTTCTGTCGCTAGTTTGCGAGATGCTGGCTGGTATGAATTGTTAGTGACAGCAGATGATCATCAAGATCTGAAAAAGATTGAAACAGTATTAAATCGTGCGATCGCTAATTTAGCGCAAAAAGGGGTGAAGGCGGAGGAAATAACTAGGGCTAAAATGCAGGTAGAAGCTGGAGTGATTTTAAGTAATCGTGATATTACCAGCCAAGCAATGCAATTAGCTAACGATGAAACAACTGCTGGTGACTATCGTTATACTGAACGTTATTTAACGGCTGTTAGTCAAGTTACAGATGCGGATATTATTAATGTAGTTAACAAATACCTGAAACCAGAAATGCGTGTAGTCGGCTTATTCCAGCCAACTGAGGAAAAAATCACGGAAACTGGTAAAAAAATCAACTTAAATCAAACTACAGAAAATTTAGCTGCTACTACACCTGTACCCGCATCAGAGGTGGATAAATATTTACCATCATTAGAAGAAACAATGGACGCTATTAAGCAAGTTTCTCACAATGGCAGTTACAACACTTCTAACCCTGCTCTACCAGAGAAATTCACCTTAGCTAACGGTCTGCAAGTATTACTATTACCAGATAAAAGTACTCCTACCATAACTTTAAACGGCCACATCAAAGCAGGCACAGAATTTGATTTAGAAAATCAAGCGGGAATAGCATCCCTCGTCGCTGATAACTTAATGAGTGGGACAAAAAGCAAAAATGCCTTAACTTTGGCTAAAGCCTTAGAAGAAAGAGGTGCATCGCTCGATTTTACCGCTTATCGTGAAGGTGTCAGGATTGAAGCTGATAGTTTAGCCGCCGACTTACCCATCTTGATTCAAACCTTCGCGGATGCGGTGAAAAACAGTACATTTCCCAAAAAAGAATTGGAATTAAATCGTCAGCAAGCTTTAACAGACCTCAAACAAGAACTGGATGATCCCGCAGAAGTAGCTAAAAGAATTTTTGTCCAATCAATTTACCCGAAACAACATCCCCTGCATACCTTCCCTACTCAAAAGAGTCTACAAAGAATTAAGCGTGAGGATGTCATTGCTTTTAAGACAAAATATTATCGTCCAGATACAACAGTGCTAGTTATAGTGGGAGATTTTGAACCTACTCAAGTGCGATCGCTTATCCAACAAGAATTAGGAGACTGGCCAGTTAGTGGTCAACCACCAGAGCAACAATATCCAGAGGTGAATTTACCAGATAGTGGGTTAAGTGTAAACCCTGTGATTGCAGGTAAAACTCAAGCTATTACTTTTATGGGTAGCACAGGGATTAACCGTCAAGACCCACGATATTATGCAGCAGTAGTATTAAATCAAATTGTGGGAGGCGATACATTATCTAGTTACTTAGGAGCAGAAGTGCGCGATCGCCAAGGCTTAACTTATGGTATATATAGCTACTTGCAAGCGCAAAAAAATTCTGGGACATTTTGGATTGAAATGCAAACTAGTCCTGAAGATAGTAGCAAAGCGATCGCTAGTACCCGCAAACTCTTACAAGAAATTCATCAGCAAGGTGTCACAGCAAACGATGTAGAAACAGCTAAAAATACCTTAATTAGCAACTATAAAATTTCCCTCGCTGACCCTGAAGAATTAGCACATACAATTCTCATGAATCAGGTACGGGGAATGGACATAACAGAACTAAATTCCTTCGCTGATCAAATTAAACAAGTTACCCTTGCCCAAGTCAATCAAGCCGCCCGTGAGTTACTCCACCCAGATAAAATTGTAGTAGTTACAGCTGGGCCTGCTGTTGTTGCAGATAAAAATCATCATTAA
- a CDS encoding UV-endonuclease UvdE — protein MTTIQCQNLENQQHTKTILPNLGLVCITVSQQVRFKTITRTRYLKFSLAERESTLRQLYQHNLQRLHDALTFCEQNQIRLYRMTSNLFPMNDLEDEIGENLLEEMADELGKIGQRAVALGIRMVLHPDQFVVLSSDSPEVVQTSINILARHARDLDLLGLPRSSWSLMNIHGGKSQRAEKLVKVILQLPEAIKSRLTLENDEYAYSASEILAVCQQAEIPLVFDAHHHICHENLDSYNDPSVATMFEAARSTWKNPDWQLVHISNGETAFKDRKHSDLITDMPDIYYQAPWIEVEAKRKEEAIAHLRSCWLMGK, from the coding sequence ATGACCACTATTCAGTGCCAAAATCTAGAGAATCAACAGCATACTAAAACTATTCTGCCAAACTTAGGCTTAGTTTGTATTACAGTTTCTCAGCAAGTCCGCTTTAAAACAATCACACGCACGCGTTACTTAAAATTCTCCCTGGCGGAACGGGAAAGCACATTACGGCAACTTTATCAACATAACTTGCAGCGGTTACATGATGCTTTGACTTTCTGTGAACAGAATCAAATTCGACTTTATCGTATGACTTCTAATTTATTCCCCATGAATGATTTAGAAGACGAAATTGGCGAAAATCTCTTAGAAGAAATGGCTGATGAGTTGGGAAAAATTGGTCAACGCGCAGTTGCACTTGGTATCAGAATGGTACTGCATCCTGATCAATTTGTAGTGTTGAGTTCTGATTCACCAGAAGTTGTACAAACCAGTATTAATATTTTAGCCAGACACGCGCGAGACTTAGATTTACTTGGTTTACCTCGTTCGTCTTGGTCGTTGATGAACATTCACGGTGGGAAATCGCAACGCGCCGAAAAGTTGGTAAAAGTGATTTTACAATTACCAGAAGCGATTAAAAGTCGCTTAACTTTAGAAAACGACGAATACGCCTATAGTGCTAGTGAAATTTTAGCAGTCTGCCAACAAGCCGAAATTCCGCTGGTATTTGACGCTCATCACCATATTTGTCACGAAAATTTAGATAGCTACAATGATCCGAGTGTGGCTACTATGTTTGAAGCGGCGCGATCAACTTGGAAAAATCCAGATTGGCAATTAGTTCATATTTCTAACGGTGAAACAGCCTTTAAAGATAGAAAACACAGTGATTTAATTACCGATATGCCTGATATTTATTATCAAGCACCGTGGATAGAAGTTGAAGCTAAACGAAAAGAAGAAGCGATCGCCCATTTGCGTAGTTGCTGGCTTATGGGAAAATAA
- a CDS encoding ABC transporter permease protein has protein sequence MEFLLKPFQYEFFSRAVIVGMMAGLLCGVMGVYIITRRMSYIAHGLSHAILGGAVLSYVLGLNFYIGSGIWGFAAALLIQYLTGRKVYSDAAIGIVTTASFALGVAVISTYRKFSQNFEAALFGNVLGVSPTDLWCVIGVTFVILSLVFLFYRPLLFWCFDREVAQVHGVPVVAMDTLFALMLATLLVATLNVLGVTLIISAVVIPASIARLLSDRFGYIMIISGILGAAIAFAGIYLSYYLDIASGASVVLLSTFIFGCVLVCKSIQSRRKRYIPPLSTQHYQG, from the coding sequence ATGGAGTTTCTGCTCAAACCTTTTCAGTATGAATTTTTCAGTCGCGCCGTTATTGTTGGGATGATGGCGGGGCTATTGTGCGGTGTGATGGGTGTATATATCATCACTCGCCGTATGAGTTATATTGCTCATGGCCTTTCCCATGCAATTTTGGGCGGAGCCGTACTGAGCTATGTTTTAGGGCTAAATTTTTACATTGGCTCTGGGATTTGGGGATTTGCCGCCGCCTTGCTCATTCAATATTTAACTGGGCGTAAAGTCTACTCGGATGCAGCAATTGGGATTGTGACAACTGCTAGTTTTGCTTTGGGTGTAGCCGTAATTAGTACCTATCGCAAATTTAGCCAAAACTTTGAAGCGGCTTTATTTGGTAATGTATTGGGCGTTTCCCCTACGGATTTGTGGTGTGTAATTGGGGTAACGTTTGTGATTTTGAGCTTAGTGTTTTTGTTTTATCGCCCTTTACTGTTTTGGTGTTTTGACAGAGAAGTAGCACAGGTGCATGGCGTACCTGTAGTAGCTATGGATACATTATTTGCCCTCATGCTGGCAACTTTACTAGTAGCCACACTTAACGTCTTAGGAGTGACATTAATTATCTCTGCGGTCGTGATTCCTGCGTCTATTGCCCGACTTTTAAGCGATCGCTTTGGTTATATTATGATCATCTCCGGCATTTTAGGCGCAGCGATCGCCTTTGCTGGAATTTACCTCAGTTACTACTTAGATATTGCTTCTGGTGCAAGTGTGGTTCTCCTGTCAACCTTCATTTTTGGCTGCGTACTAGTTTGCAAAAGTATTCAAAGTCGGCGTAAACGCTACATCCCACCTCTTTCCACCCAACATTATCAAGGCTAA
- a CDS encoding ABC transporter family protein: METILEIRNLTCGFQNQPVLTNVNLSLYPGQLSGLVGPSGSGKTTLIKAILGLVPLWAGEIWFRGKRLKPGTAPPKVGYVPQVETVDWNFPVTALEVVMMGRYRKQQFLPWSSRRDRIMAKALLERVGVAHIAHRPIGELSGGQQQRVFIARALVGEPEIVLLDEPTSSSDLRVQHELLHLLAELNQQGLTILLSTHDLNSVATHLPWVVCFNHSIIAQGEPSDVFTPAILKETFGAEMVVFHQSDRILIANAGTSLRHQMQDNLPQILRKVHLNHNGHKP, translated from the coding sequence ATGGAAACAATATTAGAAATTAGAAACCTTACCTGTGGTTTCCAAAACCAACCAGTATTGACTAACGTCAATTTGTCCTTATATCCTGGGCAACTGTCTGGTTTGGTAGGGCCTTCTGGTAGTGGGAAAACAACCCTAATCAAAGCAATATTAGGGTTGGTTCCACTTTGGGCTGGGGAAATTTGGTTTCGAGGAAAGCGCTTAAAACCGGGAACTGCACCACCAAAGGTCGGTTATGTACCGCAGGTAGAAACGGTAGATTGGAATTTTCCAGTAACAGCATTAGAAGTAGTCATGATGGGGCGTTACCGCAAGCAGCAATTTTTACCTTGGTCATCACGACGCGATCGCATTATGGCCAAGGCACTGTTAGAACGGGTGGGAGTAGCGCACATCGCCCATCGTCCCATTGGTGAGTTATCTGGTGGACAACAGCAACGAGTGTTTATCGCTAGGGCGCTAGTGGGCGAACCAGAAATTGTCTTGTTAGATGAACCAACAAGTAGTTCAGATTTGCGTGTGCAGCATGAACTGTTACATTTGTTAGCAGAACTTAATCAACAAGGTTTGACAATTCTCCTATCAACCCATGACCTCAACTCGGTGGCAACGCATCTACCTTGGGTAGTGTGTTTTAATCACAGCATTATTGCCCAAGGTGAACCGAGTGATGTGTTCACCCCGGCGATTTTAAAAGAGACCTTTGGTGCAGAAATGGTGGTCTTTCATCAAAGCGATCGCATTCTGATTGCTAACGCAGGCACTTCGTTACGCCATCAAATGCAAGATAATTTGCCGCAAATTTTGCGAAAAGTCCATTTAAACCACAACGGACACAAGCCTTAA